The DNA sequence TAAAATCCCCAGTTTGGATTTCTTatgtttgggaagaattgaacaattttataataactttgagaaatctatgttcactcgcgtcgcaagtatttcctcgagcgaggtaaattcctctactctcatgggagcgagtcgttcgcctcgccaggttaatagatgcatctgtgGTTCGTGCCATTccaccctcggcagtgcacacagtatatttctggattgggccgtacgacctcgacataaatcgtgcatgataatactcggagactaattatacttgatattattttatttctTGAGCGGTTAAAATTATCTAATGACAAACATTTACAAGAAATGTATTATTAGTGAAAGAATAGTTATTCACTACTTGTTATTGAGTTCTATCTATTATTTACATAATCCATACTTATTTAGAATTCCAGTAGTTTATTGTTATCCCATAGtaggtgtcgatgtcgaccccttgtcactacttcttcgagggtAGACTAGATacatactgggtacatgttgtttatgtactcacgctacacttctgcactaatcatgcAGGTTCTGAGTCAGGTGCATCTGGTAGTTATCCCGGCGCACACCCCAGATACTtcgagactttgtggtgagctacTTTCCGAGTCCATCCTGCAGCACTTGGAGTTtctcttttgcttttattttctgtctactccaTTCGGACAATAGCTTAGTGTTTTATATATTCTACAAGTAgcttatacacttgtgacaccaggtcttggaaattttgctagtagacacttgatgatttttgaGTAATTATTTCACCACACTTGTTCTTATAATTGTTTACACCTTATTCTATTAAACTTCTCACCTCTTACTTACTTATTAATAAAAAACCaactatttctaaaatgttaaaGGAATAAACACATGGTTAGtgcaccattggcttgcctagcagcgacattgggcgccatcacggcctatagggaaATTGGAtcttgacaacatggtattagagcactaggttcatgtaggtctcacaagttatgagcatgcctaatagagtcctGCGGATCTGTgaggagacgtccgtacttatctttgagaggctatagggtgttaggaaactactcttttcttcatctcctatcgtgcaattgaggTTGTGCTAAGTgtcattctcttattctctcacagatggtgagaacgcgcatgACAAATGTACCAGATCATGGAGGAGCttctccccctgttgctagaggccgaggcagaggttgAGAGAGGGATCCGACTCGTGGTACAGGATGACGACGTCCTAGAGTTGCCCCAGCTATGACGCCAGTGCATCCAGTAGAGAATCCTATTATTAAGGTGCAGGGTGAGGTGCATGCAGCAGAGCCAGTCCctgtggatttcatgtccgcaccgggattccaggaggtcatgagctgtatgttgcggttcatggattctatgactcaggctagtttatttccagcagacccagccacatctcaggcgggagggggagcacagacccctactgctcaggctccagggcatgcaactgccgtatatcagaccccggacGCACTACCCGTGGGGGAGCTCATCCAGTTACAGCAGCTATGCCTGAGCTCAGCCCAGCTGCGGTCGGcgatccgcagaagctattggatagatggaaaaggcttcatcctcctgtctttggaagtgagcgacatgaggatccccaagactttattgatcagtgcagggacagactgcacaacatgaggatattggagtcccacggggtggactttaccaccttttagctggagggcagggcctgtagatggtggtagtcttatCTTCTCGGTAGACCagtaggttctcctcccatgacctgagatcagttcacacgcctcttcttggacaggtatattccaccttcTCAAAGGgtagagttgcgatttcagtttgagcagcttcagtagggccagatgtcggtgaccgactatgaggcgagattctctgagttatctcgccatgcacttatgatacttccgaccgatacagagagagtgcagaggtttgcactctggtagccagaccactatggcccgagaggttgatatagtgacttcttatgagctagttgtggagatagctcggatgATCGGGGGTGTTCGTCAGCGGACCTGAGAGCAGGCAACAAAGGATAAGCGGTTTCGATATTCTGGAGATTTTAGTGGTGCCAcggctaggggcaggggtcagtccgtgaggggtcagtctagcaggtcAACATATTCAGCACCGCCACCTCCTTGGGATGCTCTAGTGTGGCCCTATTTCAgcaccatgccagagagttcctaccggcCACAAACTATTCAAGGTtgctctagtgggtattcaggccataaaGGTCAGACTTTCGGTCAGCAGCCCGCCGTTTtgaggggttgttacgagtgctgggatcctggccacatgaaaaggttttgtcccagacttcggggcaaggtatTACGGCAGGTTCACCAGCCTGTGATTACAGTACTAGCTGTCGTACCAGCCATCCGGGCGCCCAGAGgaggagggcaggtgggtaggggtcgtcctagaggtggaggtcagacaggtggaggccagtcaggtggcgctctagctagattctatgcttttccggccagaccagatgcaatggcctcagatgccatgatcatAGGTATTATATTTGTCtttggtagggatgcttcggtataatttgatccagggtctacatattcgtatgtttcatctctgtttgctcatttcctaggtgttactcgtgagtccttgggtactcctgtttatgtgtccacacccCTGGGCGAttttgttattgtggatcggatctatcggtcctgcattATTACTTTCTGTTGTTATGAGACCCGAGCggatcttctattgctcgatatgatcgactttgaggaCATCCtgtgcatggattggttgtctccatatcacgctatccttgatttccatgccaagactgttaccttggcgataccagagttgcctagattggagtggaagggttcgtctgtcagtacatctagtcaggttatctccTTTCTAAAGGCTCgtcacatggtcgagaaggggtgtttggcttatctagcttatgttcaggATACCACTGCAGAGACTAcagcgattgattcagtgcccgtggtcatGGATTTCTCCAATGTATTTCCTTTTGATCTTCCAGGCaagccaccagatcgtgatattgatttctgtattgatttggctctaggtacccagcctatctctattccaccgtacgcATGGCaccgaaagagttgaaagaattaaaggaacaacttgaggagttactagcaaagtggtttgtcagaccgagtgtgtcgccttggggtgcaccagtattatttgtgaagaagaaagatgggactatgtggatgtgcattgattactgccagttgaacaaagttaccattaagaataagtacccattgcggcatattgatgatttatttgaccagtttcaggttgctagggtgttctccaagattgacttgagatcaggctaccatcagttgaagatttgggattcggatgttccaaagacAGCCTTCcaaactagatatggccattatgcatttctagtgatgtccttcggtttgactaatgccccgacaacatttatggatttgatgaacggGGTGTtcgggccatatattgattcgtttgtcattgtcttcattgatgacattttgatctactcctgTAGCATggaagagcacgagcagcatttgagtgTGGTGCTTCAGACCCtacgggaacagaagctatatgctaagttctccaagtgtgagttctagttagattctgtggcattcttgggtcaagTTGTATTAGGCGAGGGTATTAatgtagatcccaagaagatagaggcagttcatagttggcctcgtcctactacaacgactgagattaggagcttcttggggttagcaggctattatcgtcggtttgtggagggcttctcatctattgcatcaactttgactagattgacctagaagggtgctacattccgatggtccgatgattgcgaggtgagcttttagaagctcaagaccgcattaacttcagcaccggtattagtgttgccttccggttcagggatgtatactgtatATTGCGATGCCCCACACGTTGGTTTGGCCtatgtattaatgcaggaggggagagttattgcatatgcttcacgtcagctgaagccctacgagaagaattaccccgtacatgatttggagttggctgtgaTTGTttatgctctcaagatctggaggcattactttatggggtgtcctatgaggtttacatcaatcatcgcagcttgcagcatttgttcaagcagagggatctcaatttgaggcagcgcaggtggcttgagttactgaaagattatgatattaccatcctatgtcatccgggcaaggcgaatgtagttgcggacgccttgagcagaaaggtggaaagtatgggtagtttggcattcattttagtagaggagaggccactagctttggacattcagtccttagctaacagacttgtgaggttggatatttgagagcccagccgagttcttgcgtGCGTTGTTGCCCATTCTTCACTATttgagtagatcaaggct is a window from the Nicotiana tomentosiformis chromosome 10, ASM39032v3, whole genome shotgun sequence genome containing:
- the LOC138900147 gene encoding uncharacterized protein; its protein translation is MPESSYRPQTIQGCSSGYSGHKGQTFGQQPAVLRGCYECWDPGHMKRFCPRLRGKVLRQVHQPVITVLAVVPAIRAPRGGGQVGRGRPRGGGQTGGGQSGGALARFYAFPARPDAMASDAMIIGVTRESLGTPVYVSTPLGDFVIVDRIYRSCIITFCCYETRADLLLLDMIDFEDILCMDWLSPYHAILDFHAKTVTLAIPELPRLEWKGSSVSTSSQVISFLKARHMVEKGCLAYLAYVQDTTAETTAIDSVPVVMDFSNVFPFDLPGKPPDRDIDFCIDLALGTQPISIPPMEEHEQHLSVVLQTLREQKLYAKFSKWMYTVYCDAPHVGLAYVLMQEGRVIAYASRQLKPYEKNYPVHDLELAVIVYALKIWRHYFMGCPMRETVLQGGAKEVTIGEDGVLRFQGRLCVPNVDGLREKILEEAHNS